The Bartonella australis AUST/NH1 genome contains the following window.
CCCTATCTTTCTCCTTTTGAAGAATTTCAGCGTTTTAAAACGCACCCAAAATTATACGAAATCTTCAAAGGTGCAAAACGCCTTGCTTATGGGGCACGCGCCATTAGCGAAGGCGGCTGGCAATCTGTACCTAAGCTTACTTTTCCTGGTGGCGCACTCATCGGCTGTTCTGCCGGTTTTGTCAATGTACCTCGCATAAAGGGATCACATAACGCTATATTATCCGGCATATTGGCAGCTAATAAAATCGCCACTGCCCTTGCTCAAGGCCGCGCCCATGACGAAGTCAAAGAAATTGAAGATCACTGGCGCAAAAGCCTTATTGGCAAAGATCTTTATAAAACACGCAATGCCAAACCGCTGTGGGCAAAATACGGTACAAACTATGGAATTAAGCTCGCCGGTTTTGACATGTGGTGGCAGCAGCTCTTTGGTTTTTCCTTGTTCAAAACGCTCCCCCACGGAAAAGAAGATTACGCATGTCTCGAACCAGCAGAAAAATTTAAACCCATTGCCTATCCAAAGCCAGATGGTATTGTAACCTTTGACCGTCTTTCCAGTATAGCATTGTCGAATATCCATCACGAAGAGAACCAACCTTGCCATTTAAAAATAGCCTCGCTGGAAAAACAAAAAAGTTCCGAATATACAATCTATAGAGGACCTTCTGCGCGCTACTGCCCCGCCGCCGTTTACGAATGGCTAGACTACAATAACCAGAAAAATTACGTAATTAACGCTTCAAACTGTATACATTGTAAAACATGCGATATCAAAGATCCTAACCAAAATATCAATTGGATTTGTCCGCAAGGGGGTGACGGGCCTGTTTATCCGAATATGTAATCAATATCTTATGAATTTCATTCCGCAAAAACAAAAAACCATAAAAACTCGGTAAATAATATGGCCCCATTCAGCAAAGATCCTGCTCTGTATTTACTGAGATACAGGACTTTTTTCAATATGGGGGCAATCTTTAACATTATGCTCACGATAAAAATTTAATTGTTATCTCAAGCTTTATTTATGAAGGAAAACTCCATAAAAAGGACAAAAAGAGCGCTCTATTTTGTGCAGTTAGTCACGAGAATAACGCCAATCCTTCCAAATACAAAATCCAACCTATTACCGCTTAGCCTACGTTAAATGAAGAAATATTTGATCAAACCTTTTCCTTAATTGCCGAGCAAGTAGAAATTTTCTGCAAAGCGTTTTCAAGAGCCGTTTTTAGAGCCATTTGCCCACCTTGACGGGAAAAGCAATTTGATAAAAGTTCATTTGTTCCCCCTTTTGTCGAAAATTCTCTCTCAAGCCACGCAAAATCGACAGGTTCTCTGGGATTATTTTTCGCCATCTTGCGCATTTCATCGGCGAGATTTCCAAACATCATTACAAAAAAATCCGCAGATTGGTGTTTCTTGAGTCCCTGATTTACTAACCACTGATGCGCCGTCTCCATAAAATTAAAATAAACACCCATTAATGAACCAGCCGTCATAAAAAGGTTAAACTGGTCTTCCTCCTGAAGAACCAATGTTCCTCCTAGTGCATCAAACATAGTGCGCAAGAATGGGTGATCAGGGTAGATTGGCGTCAAATTTTTGCATTCTGCCACAAAAGGAAGTGGGACAGCACGATAAACCTTATGGCTTATCCATTCTTCAACTTCCGCCACTTTTGCCGTCGCAAGAACAGAAATTACAAGTTGCTCTGGAGGGAAATAAAGAGAACGCAATATATTTTCCGCACTTTGGTTAGGTAAACAAATAAAAACATAATCACTAGAATCCAGCAATGCTTGGTTACTTTCAGCGATGGTGACCTTATCATAATTGTGCGCAAGACGTGCCGCTACGTGTGCATTACGTGGTGAAATTATAATCGAAGATACATCAAAAGTACCAGCCATTAACCCATCAACCATTGAAGCGCTAATTTTACCTGTTCCCAAAAAACCAATTTTCATCTCTATTCCTCGCGCTTATAATTTTTAAATGAAGCTCAACCAGCGCTCAACATACTTATATGGTTTTGCCCTCAATATAGCCCTCAAACAATTCTCACAAAACAATTAGGAGAGCTTTTCAAAAATAATCGATAATCATCGTGAATATTCCCCAATCATCCCAAAATAACCTATTTACCGGCCATCGCCGCAGTAATCGAATAATCCTTCTAATAAATCTAACATATCCTCAAAAAACACCAATTAAAGTAAAATTGAATTCTCTATCATACAATTAATCCATCGCTATTACGTAATTTTAATAACCGCCGCTCACGCAAATAAAAAATTCAGCTATTCGTAAATACGATAATTATTGCTACCAAGCTGCCAATGATTTAACGTTCCGAAAATAACTGAGCCCCCTGCAAATTTTTTACAGACGCAGACACCTCAGTTAGGCCCCTCATGCAACACAGAGGGCGCTATTTATCGGACTCGAAAAACGCTGGAACGTGGCGCGGCAAACGCCACGGTAAAATTGCGATTAGATCAAAGCGTACACATAAAAGAGCGTAATCTTTTTGCCGTCCTAACCATATATCAGCCGCTGCTTCAATGCGTCTTTCATTCAGCGGGCAAACCGCGGCCATTGCTTCAGCCAATGTTGGGCGGGCTTTTACCTCAATAATTAAAACGAGGTTTCCGCGCCGTGCAATCAAATCAATTTCGCCACATTTTGTTTTGAAACGAGTTTCAGCGATATGAAACCCTTTCAGGCGCAACCACCATGCTGCCCATCTTTCTGCGCGAATCCCCTTATAAAAAGATTTTTGTTTGCGTTTTTTGTGCATAGTTTATGACCCCTTTAAAGAGGTCAATCGTCTGAAAAGTTCCTGTTTTTTCAAACCGGTCTTTTTTGCTGTTAAAGCGGCTGCCTTAGCAGCAGGGTGTTTGTCTGCCAATTGTAGAAGAATCTCATCAATTTCCTGAGTACTCATCGCCTTGGCAGAAGCTGTTGCTCCCCCGACCAGCACGACAATCTCTCCACGTATGCGCTCTTTTTTTCCATATTGCTCAACCAAATTTTCTAAATTGGAGACGTCCACTGTCTCAAATTTTTTCGTTAATTCGCGACATATTGCTGCTGGCCGGTCAGTCCCAAAAATAGCAGATATATCCTGCAAAGACTCTACAAGACGGTGGGGCGACTCGTAAAAAACCAAAGTCGCGGGAATAGTTTTTAATTGCTCTAATCGATTTTGGCGCTGCGCCTTCTTTGCACTCAAAAAACCTGCAAAGAAAAAACTATCCGTGGGGAGACCTGTGGCTACAATAGCCGCTAAAAGGGCCGAAGCACCCGGAATAGGAACAATTTTATGACCCGCTTTGCGCGCTTCCCCCACTAATCTAAATCCTGGATCAGAAATAAGCGGAGTGCCTGCATCTGACACAAGAGCTACCGTTTTATTTTTTGCCAAAGCTTCTAATAATTTTGGCCCCGCTTTTTGCACATTATGTTCATGATAAAGAAAAGTTTTTTTCTCGATCCCATAACGCTCTAATAAAATACGCACGACTCGAGTATCTTCGCAAGCTAAGATATCGACCCCTGCGAGGATTTGTAAGGCGCGAATGGTTATATCGTCGAGATTCCCGATAGGTGTTGCCACCAAATAAAGCGCTGGTTCTATCACTGGTGCACAATAGGCGTGAACACCTATACAATACGTGTTTTCACTCATGCTCTTTTTTCACGTCAAGTGCCCCTTCTCCACAAAATTTTTCCGACAATTTCACTGAAAACCATCAGCCATTACTGCCAAAATATTCCTCGCTGCCGCTAAAAGATCAACCGCTTGAATAATCAGCCGTGCTGTGGCGAAGATGATTTTCGCCGGCATCCAAAGCCTTCCTCGGCGTTGTGATCCGTTTTTGATCGCCTTTGCCGCTTATATTAGGACGAGTTCCTAGTGTCACCAACGCCGTATCACCACCA
Protein-coding sequences here:
- a CDS encoding electron transfer flavoprotein-ubiquinone oxidoreductase, with the protein product MNAKMAHQRESMEFDIVIVGAGPAGLSAAIRLKQVNPGLSVIVLEKGAEIGAHILSGAIIDPIGINTLLPGWKNEQNHPFKTLVTNDQFFLLKPKRARLFPNALRPKILSNDGCYIVSLGDVCRWLSKKAEALGVEIYPGFAASDVLYNDDGAVIGVLTGDMGLKKDETPGKNYMPGMALLAKYTLIAEGARGSIAKQLIQKFDLSKDREPQKFGLGLKELWEVDPQKHKLGLIQHFTGWPLDNNTGGGGFLYHQEENLISVGFVVHLDYKNPYLSPFEEFQRFKTHPKLYEIFKGAKRLAYGARAISEGGWQSVPKLTFPGGALIGCSAGFVNVPRIKGSHNAILSGILAANKIATALAQGRAHDEVKEIEDHWRKSLIGKDLYKTRNAKPLWAKYGTNYGIKLAGFDMWWQQLFGFSLFKTLPHGKEDYACLEPAEKFKPIAYPKPDGIVTFDRLSSIALSNIHHEENQPCHLKIASLEKQKSSEYTIYRGPSARYCPAAVYEWLDYNNQKNYVINASNCIHCKTCDIKDPNQNINWICPQGGDGPVYPNM
- a CDS encoding pyrroline-5-carboxylate reductase encodes the protein MKIGFLGTGKISASMVDGLMAGTFDVSSIIISPRNAHVAARLAHNYDKVTIAESNQALLDSSDYVFICLPNQSAENILRSLYFPPEQLVISVLATAKVAEVEEWISHKVYRAVPLPFVAECKNLTPIYPDHPFLRTMFDALGGTLVLQEEDQFNLFMTAGSLMGVYFNFMETAHQWLVNQGLKKHQSADFFVMMFGNLADEMRKMAKNNPREPVDFAWLEREFSTKGGTNELLSNCFSRQGGQMALKTALENALQKISTCSAIKEKV
- a CDS encoding YraN family protein, which produces MHKKRKQKSFYKGIRAERWAAWWLRLKGFHIAETRFKTKCGEIDLIARRGNLVLIIEVKARPTLAEAMAAVCPLNERRIEAAADIWLGRQKDYALLCVRFDLIAILPWRLPRHVPAFFESDK
- the rsmI gene encoding 16S rRNA (cytidine(1402)-2'-O)-methyltransferase produces the protein MSENTYCIGVHAYCAPVIEPALYLVATPIGNLDDITIRALQILAGVDILACEDTRVVRILLERYGIEKKTFLYHEHNVQKAGPKLLEALAKNKTVALVSDAGTPLISDPGFRLVGEARKAGHKIVPIPGASALLAAIVATGLPTDSFFFAGFLSAKKAQRQNRLEQLKTIPATLVFYESPHRLVESLQDISAIFGTDRPAAICRELTKKFETVDVSNLENLVEQYGKKERIRGEIVVLVGGATASAKAMSTQEIDEILLQLADKHPAAKAAALTAKKTGLKKQELFRRLTSLKGS